A stretch of the Malus domestica chromosome 08, GDT2T_hap1 genome encodes the following:
- the LOC103441231 gene encoding protein OXIDATIVE STRESS 3 LIKE 4-like gives MDVLVGPTFSIDVSSYGPAQTQDNRHRSGLYLNQNRGAAVVEEASSDSSSSIGVPDDSEEEEDSKGDDGDEVQSKFNSGGGSGRGLGSLGSFGSLEESLPIKRGLSNYFSGKSKSFASLSEVCSSVSSVKEVEKRDNPFNKRRRVLIASKWSRKSSSSSSLYNWPNPKSMPLLALAEEGDEDGDEEQNRDRQGDGDNASQQSSSDEEDQERRRAPQKLLHRKLKSFKSKSCYCLSDLQEHDEQ, from the exons ATGGACGTCCTGGTGGGCCCGACCTTCTCCATCGACGTGTCTTCCTACGGCCCTGCGCAGACGCAGGACAACCGCCACCGCAGTGGCCTGTACTTGAATCAGAACCGAGGCGCCGCGGTGGTGGAAGAGGCCTCGTCGGACAGCTCGTCATCGATCGGAGTTCCGGATGACAGCGAGGAAGAGGAAGATTCCAAAGGTGATGACGGCGATGAGGTGCAGAGCAAGTTTAACAGCGGCGGAGGAAGTGGACGAGGATTAGGTTCTCTGGGTTCATTTGGATCACTGGAAGAGTCTCTTCCAATCAA GAGGGGATTATCCAACTATTTTTCAGGAAAATCAAAGTCATTTGCCAGCCTCTCAGAAGTGTGTAGCTCTGTGAGTTCAGTGAAGGAGGTAGAGAAGCGAGACAACCCGTTCAACAAGCGGCGGCGGGTTCTGATCGCCTCCAAGTGGTCGAGAAAATCTTCCTCGTCCTCCTCCCTCTACAACTGGCCAAACCCTAAATCCATGCCGCTGCTAGCCCTAGCCGAAGAAGGAGACGAAGACGGTGACGAAGAACAGAACCGTGACCGGCAAGGCGACGGAGACAACGCGTCGCAGCAATCCTCGTCGGACGAGGAGGATCAGGAGAGGAGGAGGGCCCCACAGAAACTGCTACACAGGAAGCTGAAGAGCTTCAAGTCCAAGAGTTGCTATTGCCTCTCAGATCTGCAGGAACATGATGAACAGTAA